A stretch of DNA from Pyramidobacter piscolens W5455:
CGACGCGGTTCAGGCCGACGGTTTCGGTCTGAAGCTGGTGTACCCCGCGGTGCACGCGGAAAACGCGAAAGCCCAGGAAATGATCAACAAGGACATCGCCGCCTACGTTGACGGCATGAAAGCGAAGTACGACGCTCGGAAGAACGTGTCCATGAGCTACGCCGCGAAGTTCGAGGACGAGAAGTACGTCTCTCTGGTCATGAGCACGTCGGTCATGGAGCAGGGCGCGGCCAATCCCGAGAATTTCGAGCACGGCGTAGTGTACAGCAAAGTCACCGGCGAGCGCGTGCCTCTCGGCCGCTTTGCCCGCGTTAAAAACGTGAACGCGCTCGTGAAGAATCTGAAGAAGGGCGCCTGGAAGCTTTACAATCAGGAGGGCAAGGCGCTCGCGTTCAGCGCCGAGTTCGTTCCCGAAAAGCTGAGCGACGAGTTCTATCTTGCCGACGCCAAGACGGTGGCCGTGATCTATCAGCAGGGCGACCTGGCTCCCTATTCCGAGGGCGCTGTGCGCGTGATCTCGAAACGTCGTTAATCGCGGCGTGAAAATCGTATAAAACAATCCCCGCC
This window harbors:
- a CDS encoding DUF3298 domain-containing protein, with the translated sequence MKKVILALLAAVALPFAAQAQVVDAVQADGFGLKLVYPAVHAENAKAQEMINKDIAAYVDGMKAKYDARKNVSMSYAAKFEDEKYVSLVMSTSVMEQGAANPENFEHGVVYSKVTGERVPLGRFARVKNVNALVKNLKKGAWKLYNQEGKALAFSAEFVPEKLSDEFYLADAKTVAVIYQQGDLAPYSEGAVRVISKRR